In one Saccharibacillus brassicae genomic region, the following are encoded:
- the mutY gene encoding A/G-specific adenine glycosylase encodes METDESKAYFSRELLIWYDRSKRDLPWRRHRDPYFIWVSEIMLQQTRVDTVIPYFHRFIERFPTIRELAEAPQEDVVKMWEGLGYYSRARNLQAAAQQIVELHDGQMPSEREHVFALKGVGPYTAGAILSIAFNRPEPAVDGNVMRVLSRYFLIEDDIAKPKTRIGMEKIIPGLIPEGRASDFNQALMELGALICTPKSPHCLICPVMEHCRGRIEGMERDLPVKTKAKKPRPEQRLAVLLEGAGEREGRVLVRRRPRTGLLAGMWELPHIAADSAPEAQDLGLEVGQLEELLEDLGLSWSPMSPYMTAEHTFSHIHWTMRVLTAREQPEVLAQLAAESGVPYEVAVPEAAAEALEADEAGTGAEVEWRWIAEADMREIAFPNLFLNILNRYFGEAKQS; translated from the coding sequence ATCGAGACGGACGAGAGCAAGGCGTATTTCAGCCGCGAGCTGCTGATCTGGTACGATCGCAGCAAGCGCGACCTGCCGTGGCGCAGACACCGGGACCCGTATTTCATCTGGGTGTCGGAGATCATGCTCCAGCAGACCCGGGTCGATACGGTGATCCCGTATTTCCACCGGTTTATCGAACGGTTCCCGACGATTCGGGAACTTGCGGAAGCTCCGCAGGAAGACGTGGTGAAGATGTGGGAAGGGCTGGGCTATTACTCCCGCGCCCGCAATCTTCAGGCGGCGGCGCAGCAGATCGTGGAGCTGCACGACGGGCAGATGCCTTCGGAGCGCGAACACGTCTTCGCGCTCAAGGGAGTCGGCCCGTACACGGCCGGCGCCATTCTGAGCATCGCCTTCAACCGGCCGGAGCCGGCGGTCGACGGCAACGTCATGCGCGTGCTGTCGCGCTATTTCCTGATCGAGGACGATATCGCCAAGCCGAAGACGCGTATCGGCATGGAGAAGATCATTCCGGGCCTGATTCCGGAAGGCCGCGCGTCGGACTTCAATCAGGCGCTGATGGAGCTGGGCGCGCTGATCTGCACGCCCAAGTCTCCGCACTGCCTGATCTGCCCCGTCATGGAACACTGCCGGGGCCGGATCGAAGGCATGGAACGCGATCTGCCGGTCAAGACGAAGGCCAAGAAGCCGCGGCCGGAGCAGCGGCTCGCCGTGCTGCTGGAAGGCGCCGGCGAACGCGAAGGACGCGTCCTGGTGCGCCGCCGGCCGCGCACGGGGCTGCTTGCCGGCATGTGGGAACTGCCGCATATCGCGGCGGACAGCGCGCCGGAAGCGCAGGACCTCGGCCTTGAAGTCGGACAGCTCGAAGAACTGCTGGAAGACCTCGGCCTGTCGTGGTCGCCGATGTCGCCGTACATGACGGCGGAGCATACGTTCAGCCATATCCACTGGACGATGCGGGTGCTCACGGCCCGCGAACAGCCGGAAGTGCTGGCGCAGCTGGCGGCGGAGAGCGGCGTGCCGTACGAAGTCGCCGTGCCCGAAGCGGCGGCGGAAGCGCTTGAAGCGGACGAAGCCGGCACCGGTGCCGAAGTCGAATGGCGCTGGATCGCGGAGGCAGACATGCGGGAGATCGCGTTCCCGAACCTGTTCCTGAACATCCTGAACCGCTATTTCGGCGAAGCCAAGCAGAGCTAG
- a CDS encoding superoxide dismutase has translation MAFELPALPYSNDALEPHIDAQTMEIHHDRHHNTYVTNLNAALESAPELQSKSLEELIGDLDSVPESIRTAVRNNGGGHHNHSLFWTVIGPNGGGAPSGALAEAIDSDLGGFDKFKEDFAKAATTRFGSGWAWLVVGKDGKLAVTSTPNQDSPLFEGLTPILGLDVWEHAYYLKFQNKRPDYISTFWNVVNWDEVSKRFEAAK, from the coding sequence ATGGCTTTTGAATTGCCAGCATTGCCGTACTCGAACGACGCGCTTGAGCCTCATATCGACGCACAGACGATGGAAATCCACCACGATCGCCATCACAACACATACGTAACAAACCTGAACGCCGCTCTGGAGAGCGCTCCCGAGCTGCAAAGCAAGAGCCTGGAAGAGCTGATCGGCGACCTCGACAGCGTACCGGAAAGCATCCGCACAGCCGTTCGCAACAACGGCGGCGGCCACCACAACCACAGCCTGTTCTGGACCGTTATCGGCCCGAACGGCGGCGGCGCTCCATCCGGCGCACTGGCCGAAGCGATCGACAGCGATCTCGGCGGTTTCGATAAATTCAAGGAAGACTTCGCCAAAGCGGCTACAACCCGTTTCGGCAGCGGTTGGGCCTGGCTGGTCGTAGGCAAAGACGGCAAACTGGCCGTAACGAGCACGCCGAACCAGGACAGCCCGCTGTTCGAAGGTCTGACGCCGATTCTCGGCCTGGACGTTTGGGAGCATGCTTACTACCTGAAATTCCAGAACAAACGTCCGGATTACATCTCCACGTTCTGGAACGTTGTGAACTGGGACGAAGTATCCAAGCGTTTCGAAGCTGCAAAATAA
- a CDS encoding GNAT family N-acetyltransferase — translation MNVRSFQLSDSSRVTELLQVALSEECYEKTIGPFSRQLSWDSELILVAEDGDELVGVLIGTIEREMGCYYRIAVHPDYRRQGIGKAMVAKLEGRFQQRKVSSIFVSGDEHNSPAFPLYEAMGYGANRILNAFQKLSILAV, via the coding sequence ATGAACGTTCGCTCTTTTCAGTTAAGTGATTCTAGCCGTGTAACGGAACTTTTGCAGGTGGCTTTATCCGAAGAATGTTATGAAAAGACGATCGGTCCTTTTTCCCGGCAGCTGTCGTGGGATTCGGAACTGATCCTTGTCGCGGAAGACGGCGACGAGCTCGTCGGCGTGCTGATCGGCACGATCGAACGTGAAATGGGCTGTTATTATCGGATCGCCGTGCATCCGGATTACCGTCGTCAGGGGATCGGCAAAGCGATGGTCGCCAAGCTTGAAGGCCGTTTCCAGCAGCGTAAAGTCAGCAGCATCTTCGTGTCGGGAGACGAGCACAACTCGCCTGCATTCCCGCTGTACGAAGCGATGGGCTACGGAGCGAACCGCATCTTGAACGCGTTCCAGAAGCTTAGCATTCTGGCCGTGTAA
- the queG gene encoding tRNA epoxyqueuosine(34) reductase QueG, translating into MDERATLGAAAANGASWETLKREIIAAAPSLGIDDIGFASAEPFMSLRTRLEVHRAKGYESGFEEPDLDKRTYPALSHEDPQSLIAIAVAYPSKLENAPKSEPGRTRGMMARSAWGRDYHHVLREAMDRLVAFIKEKVPWANVVSMVDTGVLSDRAVAHRAGIGFQGKNCMIISPKYGSWIYLGELITNIPFSADEEVQEDCGDCTRCIDACPTGALVGPGELNAQRCVSFLTQTKGLLSEEFMMKIGNRLYGCDTCQIVCPKNKGKHWPHHAQLQPDPEKAKPLLLPLLDLSNRQFKEQFGETAAAWRGRGPIQRNAVIALGNFKDEAAMPKLAEVLREDPRPVLRGTAAWAIGRIGGSAAEEALLAAQALEPEEEVLRRIGLALSEAREGRRPRPAKGDPARAPRPEAEAEAGPGIPGIGPDTRDR; encoded by the coding sequence ATGGACGAACGGGCAACGCTCGGCGCGGCCGCGGCGAACGGCGCTTCATGGGAGACGCTGAAGCGCGAGATTATCGCGGCCGCGCCTTCGCTTGGCATCGACGACATCGGATTCGCTTCGGCCGAACCTTTTATGTCGCTGCGAACACGGCTCGAAGTGCACCGGGCCAAAGGCTACGAATCCGGCTTCGAAGAGCCCGATCTCGACAAGCGTACCTATCCGGCGCTCAGCCACGAAGATCCGCAGTCGCTGATCGCGATCGCCGTCGCATATCCGTCGAAGCTTGAGAACGCGCCCAAATCGGAACCGGGCCGCACCCGGGGCATGATGGCGCGCTCGGCGTGGGGCCGCGATTATCATCACGTGCTGCGCGAAGCGATGGACCGGCTGGTCGCTTTTATCAAGGAAAAGGTGCCGTGGGCCAACGTCGTCAGCATGGTCGATACCGGCGTGCTGTCGGACCGCGCGGTGGCGCACCGGGCCGGCATCGGTTTTCAGGGCAAAAACTGCATGATCATCTCGCCCAAATACGGCTCCTGGATCTATCTCGGCGAGCTGATCACGAACATTCCGTTCTCCGCGGACGAAGAAGTGCAGGAAGACTGCGGCGACTGCACGCGCTGCATCGACGCCTGCCCGACCGGGGCGCTTGTCGGACCCGGCGAGCTGAACGCCCAGCGCTGCGTGTCGTTTCTGACGCAGACGAAGGGACTGCTGAGCGAAGAATTCATGATGAAGATCGGCAACCGGCTGTACGGCTGCGACACCTGCCAGATCGTCTGCCCCAAGAACAAGGGCAAGCACTGGCCGCATCACGCGCAGCTGCAGCCGGACCCCGAGAAGGCGAAGCCGCTGCTGCTGCCTCTGCTCGATCTGAGCAACCGGCAGTTCAAGGAGCAGTTCGGCGAGACGGCGGCGGCCTGGCGCGGCCGGGGACCGATCCAGCGCAACGCCGTGATCGCGCTCGGGAACTTCAAGGACGAGGCGGCGATGCCGAAGCTCGCCGAAGTGCTGCGCGAAGATCCGCGTCCGGTTCTGCGCGGCACGGCCGCCTGGGCGATCGGCCGGATCGGCGGCAGCGCCGCGGAAGAGGCGCTGCTGGCCGCGCAGGCGCTGGAGCCGGAGGAGGAAGTGCTGCGGCGGATCGGTCTTGCGCTGAGCGAAGCGCGCGAAGGCCGCAGGCCGCGCCCGGCGAAGGGCGACCCTGCGCGGGCGCCGCGGCCCGAAGCGGAGGCGGAAGCCGGGCCGGGCATCCCGGGCATCGGCCCGGATACCCGGGACCGATAA
- a CDS encoding YneF family protein, which produces MWWNYVIPIVTLIVGLVGGFFIGVYYLRRQLTSMQNDPQMLQKMAKQMGYNLNGKQMQQAQQMMKKNGGSMPGGMPGGMPGGKAPKGNAFPPGNKRRK; this is translated from the coding sequence ATGTGGTGGAATTACGTGATACCGATCGTCACATTGATCGTCGGTTTGGTCGGCGGATTCTTTATCGGCGTGTACTACTTGCGCCGCCAGCTTACCAGCATGCAGAATGACCCGCAAATGCTGCAAAAAATGGCCAAGCAGATGGGATACAATCTGAACGGCAAACAGATGCAGCAGGCGCAGCAGATGATGAAGAAAAACGGCGGCAGCATGCCGGGCGGAATGCCTGGCGGAATGCCCGGCGGCAAAGCGCCGAAAGGCAACGCGTTTCCTCCGGGCAACAAGCGGAGAAAATAA
- the folE gene encoding GTP cyclohydrolase I FolE, which yields MAGVNDYTNKKVGDNREQIEHHIAKILELIGEDPQREGLLDTPARVTRMYEEIFAGYDVDPREALGVTFDEHHEELVIVKDIVYYSQCEHHMAPFFGKIHIGYIPNGRIAGLSKFARLAEAVTRRLQVQERITTQIADLLVEVLQPKGVMVVVEGEHLCMCARGVKKPGSQTVTTAVRGVLRNDAAQRAECLTLIKN from the coding sequence ATGGCCGGCGTGAACGATTACACGAACAAGAAGGTTGGCGACAACCGGGAACAGATCGAGCACCATATCGCCAAAATTCTGGAACTGATCGGCGAGGACCCGCAGCGGGAAGGGCTGCTGGATACTCCGGCGCGCGTGACCCGGATGTACGAAGAGATTTTTGCCGGGTACGACGTCGATCCGCGCGAAGCGCTGGGCGTCACGTTTGACGAGCACCACGAAGAGCTGGTGATCGTCAAAGACATCGTTTATTACAGCCAATGCGAGCACCATATGGCTCCGTTCTTCGGCAAAATCCATATCGGATACATCCCGAACGGCCGGATCGCCGGGCTGAGCAAGTTTGCCCGTCTGGCCGAAGCGGTCACGCGCCGCCTGCAGGTGCAGGAGCGCATCACGACGCAGATCGCCGACCTTTTGGTCGAGGTGCTTCAACCCAAAGGCGTGATGGTCGTCGTGGAAGGCGAGCATTTGTGCATGTGTGCGCGCGGCGTCAAGAAGCCGGGCAGCCAGACGGTCACGACCGCCGTTCGCGGCGTTCTTCGCAACGACGCGGCCCAGCGTGCCGAATGTCTCACGCTGATCAAGAATTAA
- a CDS encoding lipoate--protein ligase family protein, with product MHTERPENERESAHGGDSAIQGTTEAAEGTSSRGDSIWPEGIRIWAPPLENMPEDIMYQIAWEEMMCRRVGEGEAPIMHIWRHPYALTIGMRDRRLPRAPQAMEKLRGEGCSVAVRISGGAAVPLDEGVVNVSIILPNPDRKIALHEDFGHMVSLISGAASPWTNESRAGEIAGAFCPGDYDVSVNGRKFCGIAQRRQTKAYILSAFVIVDGSGEDRRRLAREFYDEASGTLAPGDAYPEVREGSMGSLDELAGVPSAEAYISSLEDWMIERAGATILEQAPELPMDELDRLSEQLRARYDKG from the coding sequence ATGCACACGGAACGGCCGGAAAACGAACGGGAATCGGCGCACGGCGGCGATTCGGCGATACAAGGAACAACGGAAGCGGCGGAAGGAACGTCGTCCAGAGGCGATTCGATCTGGCCCGAAGGCATACGTATCTGGGCTCCGCCGCTTGAGAACATGCCGGAAGACATCATGTATCAGATCGCCTGGGAAGAGATGATGTGCCGCCGGGTCGGCGAAGGCGAAGCGCCGATCATGCACATCTGGCGGCATCCGTACGCGCTGACGATCGGCATGCGCGACCGCCGGCTGCCCCGCGCCCCTCAGGCCATGGAGAAGCTGAGAGGCGAAGGCTGTTCGGTCGCTGTCCGGATATCGGGCGGAGCGGCGGTGCCGCTCGACGAAGGCGTCGTGAACGTGTCGATCATCCTGCCGAACCCCGATCGCAAGATTGCGCTGCACGAAGACTTCGGGCACATGGTCTCGCTGATCTCGGGAGCGGCTTCGCCGTGGACGAACGAGTCCAGAGCCGGCGAGATCGCCGGAGCGTTCTGCCCGGGCGATTACGACGTTAGCGTGAACGGGCGCAAGTTCTGCGGCATCGCGCAGCGCAGGCAGACGAAAGCGTACATTCTGAGCGCGTTCGTGATCGTGGACGGCAGCGGCGAAGACCGCCGGCGTCTGGCCCGCGAATTTTACGACGAGGCGTCCGGAACGCTGGCGCCGGGAGACGCGTACCCGGAAGTGCGGGAAGGTTCGATGGGCAGTCTGGACGAGCTTGCGGGCGTCCCGTCGGCGGAAGCCTACATTTCTTCGCTCGAAGACTGGATGATCGAACGCGCCGGAGCGACGATTCTCGAACAAGCGCCGGAGCTGCCGATGGACGAGCTGGACCGGTTGTCGGAGCAGCTGCGGGCGCGTTACGATAAAGGGTGA
- a CDS encoding alpha/beta hydrolase has translation MNPASGSVAPPARHNAAQADDNVKEISPGPRRLRNIAVALFLSILFFLIFCFVALHAYIAWVLSNPTVAPLYSNPKQAAGMAYEDITFPAVDGSRIMQGWYIPAEGTDSKKTIVLSHGYGANREETWVPMYDLAHYAHRLNFNVIMFDYGFASQGSKEVATGGKKETQQLLGAVQYAKQKGAEQVVVWGFSMGGGTALQAALISDDIDAMILDSAFLLQPDTLYHNIRQNIALPRHPSLEILQFLFPILNGTSLNQIPYQKVEQEDYPIPIFFIHGTEDTKAPYEIAEQLAANQTNPNSRSWIVKDSHHELIFREHPREYLRRVSNFLGDIRLAEQDEIEKGEIGGS, from the coding sequence ATGAATCCCGCTTCCGGAAGCGTCGCTCCGCCTGCGCGCCACAACGCCGCGCAGGCGGACGACAACGTCAAGGAAATCTCGCCGGGCCCTCGCCGGTTGCGTAACATAGCAGTGGCTCTATTTTTATCGATTCTTTTCTTTCTGATCTTTTGTTTTGTCGCGCTGCACGCCTATATCGCCTGGGTCTTGTCCAACCCGACCGTCGCTCCGCTTTATTCCAACCCCAAGCAGGCGGCGGGCATGGCCTACGAAGATATTACGTTTCCCGCAGTCGACGGAAGCCGCATCATGCAGGGCTGGTATATCCCGGCCGAAGGTACGGATTCGAAGAAAACGATCGTGCTCAGCCACGGCTATGGAGCCAATCGCGAAGAGACCTGGGTTCCGATGTATGATCTGGCGCATTACGCGCACCGTCTGAATTTTAACGTTATCATGTTCGATTACGGCTTTGCTTCGCAGGGCAGCAAGGAAGTCGCGACCGGCGGCAAAAAAGAAACGCAGCAGCTGCTCGGAGCCGTCCAGTACGCCAAGCAAAAAGGCGCCGAACAAGTCGTCGTCTGGGGCTTCTCGATGGGCGGAGGCACCGCGCTGCAGGCCGCCCTGATCAGCGACGATATCGACGCCATGATTCTGGACAGCGCCTTCCTGCTGCAGCCGGACACGCTCTACCACAATATTCGGCAGAATATCGCGCTTCCGCGCCATCCGTCGCTCGAAATCTTGCAGTTCCTGTTCCCGATCCTCAACGGAACGAGCCTCAACCAGATTCCGTACCAGAAAGTCGAACAGGAAGATTACCCGATTCCGATCTTTTTTATCCACGGCACGGAAGACACGAAAGCGCCGTACGAGATCGCCGAGCAGCTCGCCGCGAACCAGACCAACCCGAATTCGCGCTCTTGGATCGTCAAAGACTCGCATCACGAACTGATCTTCCGCGAACATCCGCGCGAGTATTTGCGCCGCGTGTCCAACTTCCTCGGCGATATCCGCCTTGCGGAGCAGGACGAGATCGAAAAAGGCGAGATCGGCGGCTCTTAG
- a CDS encoding IclR family transcriptional regulator: MEDGKLTVRAVERALDILMCFTRSGSLSLTEIAGEAGLHKSTVHRLMTTLEDKGFVSRDASTEKYRLGIKIWELSAHLSNTDDPALLLLPTMEKLRDELEETVSLYVRDGRERLRIQAVQSNQAIRRVAPVGARLPLYVGASSKILVAFASEREQEYILSDPIWPDSVARSAFRDQLKSIRAAGYAISVEEREQGATSVAAPIFDLKGNLAAALSVSGPLARLPVEKLEGYAPLLMERARQMGLMIR; the protein is encoded by the coding sequence ATGGAAGACGGCAAATTAACGGTTCGCGCCGTAGAGCGTGCGCTCGATATATTGATGTGTTTTACCCGCAGCGGAAGTCTCAGCCTGACAGAGATCGCCGGAGAAGCGGGCCTGCACAAAAGCACCGTGCACCGCCTGATGACCACGCTTGAGGACAAAGGCTTCGTCAGCCGCGACGCTTCCACCGAGAAGTACCGGCTCGGTATCAAGATCTGGGAGCTGTCCGCGCATCTGTCGAATACCGACGATCCGGCGCTGCTGCTGCTGCCGACGATGGAGAAGCTGCGCGACGAGCTGGAAGAGACGGTGAGTCTCTACGTGCGGGACGGCCGCGAACGGCTGCGCATCCAGGCCGTGCAGAGCAACCAGGCGATTCGCCGCGTCGCGCCGGTCGGAGCCCGGCTGCCGCTGTACGTCGGCGCGTCGAGCAAGATTCTGGTCGCTTTCGCGAGCGAACGGGAGCAGGAATATATTTTGAGCGACCCGATCTGGCCGGATTCGGTCGCACGCTCGGCATTCCGCGACCAACTCAAAAGTATCCGCGCCGCCGGGTACGCGATCAGCGTCGAAGAACGGGAGCAGGGCGCGACGTCGGTCGCCGCTCCGATCTTCGATCTCAAAGGCAATCTGGCCGCCGCGCTGTCCGTCTCCGGGCCGCTTGCGCGCCTGCCGGTGGAGAAGCTGGAAGGGTACGCGCCGCTGCTGATGGAACGTGCGCGCCAGATGGGCTTGATGATTCGCTGA
- a CDS encoding GNAT family N-acetyltransferase, with amino-acid sequence MNKEVTFIRIEQEEEIAAAAKLAAEIWREHYVSLITREQIDYMLEKFQSVPAITEQIERGGYVYYLIRGEDADVGYMAVREADGKLFLSKFYIAKPYRGRGYASRADEYLERLCRERGLTAIWLTVNRDNASSIAVYTKKGFRTVREQAADIGNGFIMDDYVMEKEIPPLQ; translated from the coding sequence ATGAACAAGGAAGTTACTTTTATTCGAATCGAGCAGGAAGAAGAGATTGCGGCAGCAGCCAAGCTGGCGGCGGAGATCTGGCGCGAACATTACGTGTCCCTGATCACCCGCGAGCAGATCGATTACATGCTTGAGAAGTTTCAGTCGGTTCCCGCGATCACGGAGCAGATAGAACGCGGCGGCTACGTGTATTACCTGATTCGCGGCGAAGACGCCGACGTCGGTTATATGGCGGTGCGGGAAGCGGACGGGAAGCTGTTCCTCAGCAAATTCTACATTGCCAAGCCTTACCGCGGCCGCGGATATGCCAGCCGGGCCGACGAGTATTTGGAGCGCCTGTGCCGCGAACGGGGGCTGACCGCGATCTGGCTGACGGTCAACCGGGACAACGCCTCCAGCATCGCGGTCTATACCAAAAAAGGCTTCCGCACCGTGCGTGAACAAGCCGCCGATATCGGTAACGGATTCATTATGGACGATTATGTGATGGAAAAAGAAATCCCGCCTCTGCAATGA
- a CDS encoding GNAT family N-acetyltransferase: MEKQPLVIRSLAADELPPTDLLLLADPSLPIVEDYLRRGTCFVGTVQEKTVGAFVLLPTRPETVEIANVAVDERLHGQGFGRQLVLHAIRAARQARYKTIEIGTGNSSIGQLALYQKCGFRIVGVDPDFFIRHYEKEIYENGLLCRDMIRLSLNL; encoded by the coding sequence ATGGAAAAACAACCGCTCGTTATCCGCTCGCTCGCCGCAGACGAACTTCCCCCGACAGACCTGCTGCTGCTCGCCGATCCTTCGCTTCCGATCGTGGAAGATTACCTGCGCCGAGGCACCTGCTTCGTCGGCACCGTTCAAGAGAAAACGGTCGGCGCGTTTGTCCTGCTGCCGACCCGGCCGGAAACGGTCGAGATCGCGAACGTGGCGGTCGACGAACGGCTGCACGGTCAGGGCTTCGGCCGGCAGCTCGTACTGCACGCGATCCGAGCCGCCCGGCAAGCGCGCTACAAGACGATCGAGATCGGAACCGGCAACTCCAGCATCGGCCAACTCGCATTGTACCAGAAATGCGGCTTTCGCATCGTCGGCGTCGACCCGGACTTTTTCATCCGCCATTACGAGAAAGAGATTTACGAGAACGGCCTGTTATGCCGTGACATGATCCGCTTATCGCTGAATCTATAA